In Rutidosis leptorrhynchoides isolate AG116_Rl617_1_P2 chromosome 2, CSIRO_AGI_Rlap_v1, whole genome shotgun sequence, one genomic interval encodes:
- the LOC139892417 gene encoding myb-related protein 306-like, with translation MGRPPCCDKIGVKKGPWTPEEDISLVSYIQQNGPGNWRSVPTNTGLLRCSKSCRLRWTNYLRPGIKRGNFSEQEEKMIIHLQALLGNRWAAIASYLPQRTDNDIKNYWNTHLKKKLEKLNEISDDENHHHHHHHNHHHHHNRRSKRCHSSTSSSSCDQTSISKGQWERRLQTDIHMAKQALCDALSLDNKSINLPKSPLSNQTSSSSYASSAENIAKLLPNWMNSSKKSSQTSSESVETTQTTQCSLINQQVMITSPLSEGYNNSIQFGYINNNSLIHNNIQKNNNYSNYSNSDVSQSVSPERSMFLDHESKPKMEDQMPPLSLLEKWLFDEAATQSDLMNMSLEESDDFF, from the exons ATGGGAAGACCACCTTGTTGTGATAAGATAGGTGTAAAAAAAGGGCCATGGACACCAGAAGAAGATATCAGTTTAGTCTCTTATATTCAACAAAATGGTCCTGGAAATTGGAGATCAGTTCCTACCAATActg GTTTGCTTAGATGTAGTAAGAGTTGCAGATTGCGTTGGACTAATTATCTTCGACCCGGTATCAAACGTGGCAACTTCAGTGAGCAAGAAGAAAAGATGATTATCCATCTCCAAGCCCTTCTTGGCAATAG ATGGGCAGCAATAGCTTCATATCTACCGCAAAGAACCGATAACGATATCAAGAATTATTGGAATACTCATCTAAAAAAGAAGCTTGAAAAACTAAATGAAATCTCAGACGacgaaaatcatcatcatcatcatcatcataaccatcaccatcatcataatcGTCGTTCAAAAAGGTGTcactcatcaacatcatcatcatcatgtgatcAAACATCGATTTCAAAAGGTCAATGGGAAAGAAGGCTTCAAACTGATATCCATATGGCCAAACAAGCCCTTTGTGATGCCTTATCTCTTGACAACAAATCAATTAATTTACCCAAATCACCCCTATCAAATCAAACATCTTCATCATCTTATGCTTCAAGTGCCGAAAACATCGCAAAATTGCTTCCAAATTGGATGAATAGTTCCAAGAAATCGTCACAAACAAGCTCCGAAAGTGTTGAAACAACACAAACAACTCAATGTTCTTTGATCAACCAACAAGTGATGATCACAAGTCCTTTAAGTGAAGGTTATAATAACTCAATTCAATTTGGTTACATTAACAATAATAGTTTAATCCACAACAATATTCAAAAGAACAATAACTACTCGAATTATAGTAATTCGGATGTTTCACAATCGGTTTCTCCAGAAAGAAGCATGTTCTTAGATCATGAGAGTAAGCCAAAAATGGAAGATCAAATGCCTCCTCTTAGTTTATTAGAGAAATGGCTTTTTGATGAGGCTGCAACTCAAAGTGATCTTATGAATATGTCTTTAGAAGAAAGTGATGATTTCTTCTAA